The stretch of DNA ACTCTCTGTGCCGAAAGACTCGGGTTGGTTTACTATTAAGCACTTTTCGTTGATAATCTCTCCAATGATGCATTACCATGTGACAGAATAAgagcttttttcaaaaacaaagtCAAATTTGGAAGCTCCTTCTTCGACTGAGCGATAAGTTCCATCCAAAAATTGTCCAATCTTTGATCTTTTCTTTGATATTcagataatataattttagCAGGAGACGTTGAACAAAATCTGTTCCTTGGCTATATTCGGAAACTTGGAAATCACATCCGGGTTAATATACGTGAGGTAATGAGTGATGGGATCTGTCAAAGGTGATCATATGaacaatttcttcaaaaatcCACAGTAGAACTCACGACAGCTCTGCCGTGATTTCgcagtgacgcaagcgccaaaattgacattttactttttatgttataaatcgataaagaataccaaatcctttcaaacgactGCGAATTTTTAtggaaatgtggaaaaataaccccgtaaaagcttgaaaacggaatggcgtaagcgccatttccactgtgatgtggcccttataatgtgacgtaatttggAATCTGATGCGATATGATTTTTAATCCGTTCTGATGGCATACAATGAATGAGAAGGGACAACAAATTCCAAATTACAACATCAATCAAAGGACAAAGCATCTTGACGATGTTCACTTACCTcacttgctcaatgtctttttcggatgaattgaagctgagagttgatcgaagggtaatgtctaaaatctccattgaaacgcatcttataacaaaactcagaacatcctcgcgtaaactgtatttgctttacatcggataatttcggactgCAGTATCTTATTCAACACGGATGTTTTTAGTTGCGTTTTGGATTGAAATAGAAGATGCTGTCCATAgttgttacaatcgggttctcaactacgttatCCCGCACGACATTGTAGCGTagacggaaaatgtgtagaacttttCTCTCTGATGCTACCTCATGCTCCACTCAACGGGGGTatgttgtagaaaatatttggaaacagattctcccatactttgatggatgaacgccaatcggttgtggaaacagcgattaaaatttgctgttttcacaacaaactggcgttggtaacatagcttaaataaaattgcattttttcaaaaatcgagacgATGGCAATGCTTTTCCAACaattgtacacaatttgtacagatcagattttcgtaatgtacgcgtgtgctgattatacatgcaattttgcgaaaagtctcgtactgaaaatttctccctctggcgcttgcgtcacttcgcgagattacggcagagcTGGTACGGAATATTAGGACATCTTTATTGAAAATTTTGGCGgaatttactgctgttttgcGGTTTGCAAAACAGGTAGCAGTAGATTGTTTTCTGTGAGCTCAACTTCGACAACTGATTTGGATTTCACTTTCAGTAGTTCGGGCTTCATAGTTTTCTCCATAACAGCTTTGCAAGTCCTGTTAGGTCATCGAAAAGGAAAGGAACCTTCGGTGCCTCTGATATTCATGCAAAAACGGTTTAACTGTCGATGCTGCCGTAACACAAAAAGTCAACTTCGGTCCCAGTAGTCTATCATCCACAGCATTTGCTACAATCTCGAATACCTTTGAGCGGAAAACTGATACAAAACTCCGTTTTAAGTTTGGGACTTTCCTTAAGCTCATTGTACTCTTGTTTCCTTACCTCACCGACAAATCGTCTAAGGCACACGAACTGCACGTCCCGCAACATGTTCATTCTCCACCCAGCGAACATCACAAAACTTCAACGAAAATACACTTGAACACGTTGCGGCTGTGTAATCTGCCTTTCTCAGAGGAATGTTTTTAAACAGACTGCACAATGCTCTCAAAAAGTCAACCGAATTCCATTAAGTTTTTCTCAACCCTCTTCTTGGAAGTGAAAATACTGAACGTCGGCAGCTAACAATCTTGAAATTTTCGTATGACGGGTTTGAGGTAAGTCCCTCACTTGTAAAATCCTTAACCATTTTCCAGTTTACTGCTGGACTATCCATGGAACATTGAATTACCTTATATTAATTACTGAGctggattttttgaaaaatacagttTCACGCTGCTTATGGcgagtttacattagggagatctatagctatagatggatttatccacgtgaaaataggtgtaaacgggtgagaataaatatgatacacttattcgaggtatatataacctgaataaattcagcatatgtaaacgcttgtgaatttctcactggtaaTAAATCactctggagcataatattgttccaaatgattggagacaagtgcgaattatagctattcaaaaacccggaaaacccgcgtccgacttcaattcgtaccgtccaatagcaatgctgtcttgtatacggaaattgttggagaaaatgatcttgtttcgccttgatcgatgggttgaaacgaatggcctactctcagatacacaatatgggttccgcaggggcaaggggacgaatgattgtcttgcgttgctttcttcagaaattcaaatggcttacgccgaaaaaaaacaaatggcttcagtattcttggacataaagggggcctttgattctgtttcaatagaggttttgtcagacaaattacactctcggggtctgccgcctctgttgaataatatgttatataacttgctttgtgagaaacagttgaacttttctcacggggattcgacagtaaatcgggtctcctacatgggcctcccccagggctcatgttttagcccccttttgtacaacttctatgtaagcgacatcgacaattgtcttacacaaaattgcagcctaagacaacttgcagatgacggagtggtgtctgtcgtaggatcaaacgaatccgacctgcaaggacccttacaagatactttgaacaatttttcaacctgggccattgggctagggatcgaattctccacggagaaaacagagatggtggttttttctaggaagcatagaccagcaaaaccaaagcttcaacttttgggtaaaccgatcactcatgctatgtcattcaagtatcttggggtctggttcgactccaaatgtacttggggggcccatattaggtatctgagtaaaaaatgccaacaaagaataaactttctccgtacaattaccggcacctggtggggagcccatcccgaagatcttataatgttgtatcgaacaactattctctcagtgatggagtatggcagtttctgttttcaatcagctgccaaaacacacctcattaaactcgagcgaattcagtatctttgtctccgtattgcgttgggatgtatgccctcaacgcataccatgagtctcgaggttttggcaggcctactcccactaaaagatcgcttcaatttattatcgcttcggttcctcatccggtgtaaggttatgaacccattggtgatcggaaattttgagcagcttatcgagctaaattttcattcaggattcatgagctcatatcatgaattcatctccatgcaggtttatccttcttcgtatactcccaaccgtgtttgttttcctgactacatcaattcctctgtacattttgatctgttcatgaaggagaaaatccatggaattccagattatcatcgatcggggatcgttcctacgatcttcaatgcaaagtatgggcgtgtcaattgtgataatatgtactttactgatgggtcctctatgaatgagtccacaggatttggagtgttcaacgaaatttttagcacctcccacagtcttcagaatccttgctctgtgtatattgctgaattggcagcaatacattgggcgctggacagcgtcgcctcacgacctgttgaacactattacattgtaacggatagtcttagctctgtcgaagctatccgttcagtgaggccggaaaagcactcgccgtacttccttgagagaatacgagaaaatttgagtgctttaaccagacgctgttatgtcattacctttgtctgggtcccttcacattgctcaattccgggtaacgagagggctgactcattggcaaaggtaggtgcaattgaaggcgatatttatcagcgtcaaatcgctttcaatgaattttattcttcattccgtaaaaataccatcgctaactggcaacgtaagtggaacgaagatgaattgggtcggtggcttcactcgattatccctaaggttagcctcaaaccatggttcaaaagtctggacttaagtcgggactttattcgcaccttctctcgactcatgtccaatcactgttcgttagacgcgctactctttcgttttaatcttgccgatggcaatatctgtgccggtggccaaggttaccacgacatcgaacacgttgtttggtcgtgcgaggagtatcttgttgccagatcgaatttagaaaactctcttcgggctagaggaaggcagcccaatgtgccggtgagagatgtgttggctcggttagaccttgattacatgtcccaaatatatgtcttcctaaaagctatcgatcttcgtgtgtgattgtccttatatccttatattctccttttccttttccttcgcgagaaatcaaatcccttcttactaacaatagaataaggtgaaatggtATAAggtataagataggcttaagaattgagtatgatgaatgtgagtgtgaacattgtcaacatatccttatatcccatccttttcctgaaacaaaatgtcacctttctaaactcgagcaagccgcgagtaatcggttctctacctcattaacattagaattaataaaaaatgtttatgtatacttgtaactatacagataggagtttggctcctttaaacttatgtaactgagcctgtaaaaataaacgatttaataaaaaaaaaaaaaaaaatcactaaagttggatgcagttctacttcaggtgaataaattcaccgaaaatatgaatatattcattatagattaTAGATAAATCTCattatatttcttcacatgaatatatcactagtctaaacccactcTTAGAAGGTTGTAACGCGCCAAATAACATACAGTAACATTTTAGAGTGCCACAGAAAacactgaacaaaaaaaaatcccgacTTCGTGAAGCaattcccgactttttcccgAATGGGTGGTCCTGACGCAGCATTTAACCGAAGATTTAACCATTGCGTGTGTATCTCGGAAATTCACTAGCATGCATTGTTGTTGAACAGCTTGAGTGCGGAGGATTGCTATAGCACTTCTGTTTGTTAAATGCCAAATCGGCGGGGAGCGTAGAATTTCGTCTTTCGGGATCATATTGGGGGTATAAATTGAACAAATCTAAATTCTATCGCTTATTgctcatccatttttcgatgatttttgcATCCATCCATCAGTTTATATgaatatacccaaactcattCGCATTTCTGGCATACGATCATAAAATTTGCTTGGGACTCAAACAGTTGGGACACATTTTAACTTGTGTTACGTGTGAATCTGGATTTCGTGGATTTCTTTCCTATTCTAAGAACCGAATACGTTATTTGCTATGCaataatatttattaatttcacTGAGCCTTACTTTTTCGTCAATCTTATTTTATTAGCGTTTTGCAAGCTAGGtttataaattcaattttaCGGCTGAAATTAGGTGTGTAGTTTCCATATGTTTCATAAACGTTTTGGTCAGCCCAACACACTCATTCAGCACTGAGTAGGTGCCTTTCCACTCCCTCACCGGTTAGTTCCAAAAGCGGCGAGTGCGAGTTTAAAAGCTAATAAGATAAAAATTGTAAATCGATACTCTCTTCTCACGTCCGACGACATTTCATTCtcttttaaatataattatgtatatgtatatgcgTGTAAtaggaaaaaataatataaaggaAAACTCGTTTTATATAGTTAGATATTTCGATAATAACGCTCCTCGTGGGGAAGGATGCTCACAGCTGGTCATAACCCTGTTTAATTTTGTCGTCAAAGTGCCGGACCATGACGGCAAAGTCCTCGTAACCGGCAATCTGTATTGCATCGTCACGCTCCAGCCATTTCAGATCCTGATGTTCATCGGATAGCTTAACTTCCTTGGATGGGTCGGTCAGTTCCGCTAGCCAGTAGACAACGACTTTGTCGTGACCCTTGACCTTGTATTCGAGTGTTCGTGATTGGTTCTTGTAGACGCGAAGATCGGTCTCCTGGTATCTGAAAGAAGCATGCTTGGTGCTTTACTGGCCAACAAAGTGAAATCCGAGAGCGGTAACAAGTGATCGTCATCTTTCTTTTGGATGATTTATTGTTGTGcttgataatttttcaattaagtggtTCTCATTTAATTGCCAAGCATTATTGATGAATAATTACTGATAATACAAATATCTATATGGTGaatcattattgaaaaaacactaTTCAGAGAGTCACAGTgttaaaaaatgttgttttaacGAAAGTAGTAAAAAGGCAAGGAATTCGAATCTGTTATGCTATATTCCACACCCCACAGTAAATATTTCATGTATAAGCATGATAATACCGTTCGTGTAAAAACAGCTAAACAGTCTCACTTCACTCGCAATGTCAACCATTTGGTGAATGcccttgaaaaaaaatccaatacgATCGATTGAGACTGCGAAATTGGATTACGgtcagaaacacaaaaaaaagaaacgCTTACCCCGATTCTTCGGCTGTCTCCCGGAGGGCGGTTTTGAAGTCGTCCTCGCCCGGATCGACGTGTCCCTTCGGAGGGGACCAGTGGTGCTGGCCGTAGGAGGCCTGCAGCATCAGATATTCGATTCGTTCGCAAAGCCGGCGAAATATGAGAAATCCAGCGGCTCGTTTGGCCATCACCAGGTCTGACAGTTTTCGATTTGAGGACGAAATGTTGACTGGTGttggttttgttattgttattacAGCCGGTTCACGCTCACTACCGAACTGCCGGTGCTGAGATCCTAAGttattgctgctgctgttacGCCGGGTGCGGACGAATCTGGAAGTATATCGACACGTTCAGATTAATCAATTCCAGCTAATGGTTACGGCCGGCAGATTGGTCATACTTTGTTGCACAGCGTGGCTTTTCTTCGACGCTTTTTTCGAGACTAGTTTTCCTGCAGAGAAAGCTCCAATGCGGTGCACCTCTCATGTAATACGAATCGAATGAGTATTTATTTATATCCGCACATATATATGCATTTATATCATGTGGTAGTTGGTAACAAATGAAAGGGCAAATCTTGACAGCGAATGCAAACGGCAAAAATGGCAGCAGTGTTGCAAATTTCAACATTTAGGACGTCAAGTTATttccaggggtacgactaaaacgtcaaatccctcatattgccagtgtacccaatattgctgcggtttactgacattttggttcaatcaattactgttgtgtacaactcggtgcggttatatagtcgaatagtggctaactttaaactccatgttaaatgtgaacacctccatgtgaaactgaaatatgaatatcgctcatgcagttagaataaagcagcgcatttttcgatttcaatcctcgtaaatgatatgttgataaacaaatgacgccatattgattttgattttgggtagcctatattcaattgatgtctaacccctggttaTTTCATGAGCGAAGCA from Toxorhynchites rutilus septentrionalis strain SRP chromosome 3, ASM2978413v1, whole genome shotgun sequence encodes:
- the LOC129777197 gene encoding bis(5'-nucleosyl)-tetraphosphatase [asymmetrical] — protein: MRGAPHWSFLCRKTSLEKSVEEKPRCATKFVRTRRNSSSNNLGSQHRQFGSEREPAVITITKPTPVNISSSNRKLSDLVMAKRAAGFLIFRRLCERIEYLMLQASYGQHHWSPPKGHVDPGEDDFKTALRETAEESGYQETDLRVYKNQSRTLEYKVKGHDKVVVYWLAELTDPSKEVKLSDEHQDLKWLERDDAIQIAGYEDFAVMVRHFDDKIKQGYDQL